From the genome of Leptospira langatensis:
GGATCCTATCAGAGGTTTCTTCTCGTAAAGGACTTCCTTTATTCGAGGAGAAACTACAGGAGATCGGATCATTTCCTCTTCGTCCTACGGGAATAGACATCTTACAAGTCAATGTAGGAAAACTTTGTAATCAGAGTTGCAAGCATTGCCATGTGGACGCGGCTCCGGATAGAAAGGAAGTCATGTCCAAGGAGACCATGCAGGAATGCCTGGTTGCATTAGCAAGTCCTAATATTACAACCTTAGATATTACGGGTGGAGCTCCCGAGATGAACCCGAACTTTAAGTGGTTCGTAGAAGAGGCTTCCAAACTAGGCAAAAAGATCCTGGTCCGTTGCAATCTCACCATCGTTCTCGCCGGAGAGAAGTATAGGGGTCTTCCTGAGTTTTTTGCTAAGCATAGAGTCGAAGTTATCTCGAGCCTTCCCTATTTCCAAAAACGTAGAACGGACGCTCAAAGAGGGGAAGGCGTATTCGACCGTTCCGTCCAAGCATTACAGAAATTGAATGAAATAGGTTATGGGATCCCTGGTTCCGGTCTGATCCTGAATTTGGTGTACAATCCTGGAGGTGCCTTTCTGCCTGGAGGACAATCCACTTTGGAATCCGACTTTAAGAGAGAGCTGAAGCAACACTTCGGTGTAGAATTCAATTCTTTATTCGCTCTTACGAATATGCCGATTAGCCGTTTTCTGGAATTTCTTTTGGAAAGCGGGAATTTGGACTCCTATCTGGAGAAGCTTGTGACTACTTTCAATCCGTCCGCTGCGGCCGGGGTCATGTGCAGGAATACTCTTAGCGTGGGTTGGGATGGTAGTCTCTACGATTGCGATTTTAATCAAATGCTCGACATGCAATTAGAAGGGGAAGTGACCAAGATCTCCGATTTCAATCAGGCCAGTCTGGATGCGAGAGCAATTCGTTTGGAACAACATTGCTATGGTTGTACTGCGGGGGCGGGTTCTTCTTGCGGGGGATCCTTGGCCTAATCCTTGGTTGGGTATTTTAGGATAGCCTCCGCCATTCCAGGTAG
Proteins encoded in this window:
- the arsS gene encoding arsenosugar biosynthesis radical SAM (seleno)protein ArsS (Some members of this family are selenoproteins.), whose protein sequence is MKSLLARGSELASPKEQLRILSEVSSRKGLPLFEEKLQEIGSFPLRPTGIDILQVNVGKLCNQSCKHCHVDAAPDRKEVMSKETMQECLVALASPNITTLDITGGAPEMNPNFKWFVEEASKLGKKILVRCNLTIVLAGEKYRGLPEFFAKHRVEVISSLPYFQKRRTDAQRGEGVFDRSVQALQKLNEIGYGIPGSGLILNLVYNPGGAFLPGGQSTLESDFKRELKQHFGVEFNSLFALTNMPISRFLEFLLESGNLDSYLEKLVTTFNPSAAAGVMCRNTLSVGWDGSLYDCDFNQMLDMQLEGEVTKISDFNQASLDARAIRLEQHCYGCTAGAGSSCGGSLA